From Onychostoma macrolepis isolate SWU-2019 chromosome 05, ASM1243209v1, whole genome shotgun sequence, one genomic window encodes:
- the LOC131541680 gene encoding interleukin-17A-like gives MQQLQILGLLSVFLLVLNPSQCSPIMAQCVEHTYCSSTLKEYHTQLINLPSKINERSVAAWSYEENIDMDRVPQIIYEANCLNSHSCEGFDSSFSLESIPIAIKMPFLRKNPRCPTYALEFEDVNIACLCATSRKN, from the exons ATGCAACAGCTACAG ATTCTAGGACTCCTGAGCGTTTTTCTGCTGGTCTTGAATCCCAGCCAGTGCAGTCCGATCATGGCCCAGTGTGTGGAGCACACCTACTGCTCCTCCACGCTGAAAGAGTACCACACACAGCTCATCAACCTGCCCAGCAAGATCAACGAACGCAGCGTTGCCGCATGGAGCTACGA GGAGAACATCGACATGGACCGTGTGCCGCAGATCATCTATGAAGCAAACTGCCTGAACAGTCATTCCTGTGAGGGGTTCGACAGCTCCTTCAGTCTGGAGAGCATCCCCATTGCAATCAAAATGCCATTTCTCAGAAAAAACCCAAGATGCCCAACTTACGCACTGGAATTCGAGGATGTCAATATCGCTTGTTTATGTGCTACATCCAGAAAGAATTAG